One Pseudobacteriovorax antillogorgiicola genomic region harbors:
- a CDS encoding methyl-accepting chemotaxis protein: protein MLSAASLQQKITWTIIGVAFVSLLVSPISVLLVANQMDGIRDNESKREYRSILNDSIRNYKDRITASIGAWMTEKSSVDLSEDIGRWRDSLLGFGNTLSSLYSTQEIVAFDSDGKQVDYYRISDEQNQLYPNLRNIAQELVVRTIKNEQNFFQFAVVDRKLVSIFSRPVMDEDEMLSHVAIFVSRSDKIFESFQKTVSYKAFIELEGGHLVGDVPDFIGPQETPDDSQIFHVDGGSSESSAEEEQAAGGQDLVFEIKKQPCGDIFGVPCSILVAKDVTEATSASNTFYSIFSIMGLIAIVAFGLASRRLGQSLSRPIKETIVEISKVSDTVVEVARSVQGSSKVMSEISDRLQSVVQETSSASEEIGSMMKNTKSHSEKSRQEIDIAENMIQGGSEDIRKVLDSVEEIKQSNQSLRDVLTLVKRISKETKVIDEIVFKTQLLSVNASIEASQAGQAGKGFEVVASEISSLANLSGEASEKIRDSVEQGVHEIEDLVSLTLEKVKRGQESSQSSAQSFGMIKETLAELMKSFMMIMDASEEQKIGLELITKSVQDLHMQTNKNLQGAHELTDSTEKLNQATEDLGDNIRRLKTFVDGKAAA from the coding sequence ATGTTATCTGCAGCAAGTCTTCAACAGAAAATCACATGGACTATCATTGGAGTTGCCTTTGTCTCTTTGCTAGTTTCGCCAATTTCCGTGCTGCTGGTAGCCAACCAGATGGATGGTATCCGAGACAACGAATCCAAGCGTGAGTATCGATCGATTTTAAATGATAGCATTCGAAATTACAAAGATCGGATAACAGCAAGTATTGGTGCTTGGATGACAGAAAAGAGTTCGGTTGATTTAAGTGAGGATATCGGTCGCTGGAGGGATTCCCTTTTGGGTTTTGGTAACACTTTGAGTTCTCTCTATTCAACTCAAGAGATTGTGGCCTTCGACAGCGATGGAAAGCAAGTGGACTACTATCGCATCAGCGACGAACAGAATCAGTTGTACCCTAACCTCCGCAATATTGCTCAAGAACTGGTTGTGCGAACAATAAAGAACGAACAAAATTTCTTCCAATTTGCGGTTGTAGATCGAAAGTTAGTCTCGATTTTTTCACGGCCGGTGATGGATGAAGATGAAATGTTAAGCCACGTTGCAATTTTTGTGAGTAGATCGGATAAGATATTTGAATCCTTTCAAAAAACCGTTTCCTACAAGGCCTTCATCGAATTAGAGGGTGGACATCTAGTAGGAGATGTTCCCGATTTTATTGGTCCTCAGGAGACTCCAGATGATTCGCAAATTTTCCACGTGGATGGGGGATCGTCAGAATCGTCTGCAGAGGAGGAGCAAGCAGCAGGAGGTCAAGACCTTGTATTTGAAATCAAAAAACAACCCTGCGGAGACATTTTTGGGGTCCCTTGCTCGATCCTTGTGGCTAAAGATGTAACGGAGGCCACAAGTGCTTCAAATACGTTCTACTCCATTTTTTCTATCATGGGGTTGATTGCAATTGTTGCGTTTGGGCTAGCGTCCCGCAGATTAGGGCAAAGCCTATCGCGACCGATCAAAGAAACCATCGTTGAAATTAGCAAGGTTTCGGATACGGTTGTCGAAGTTGCAAGGTCGGTACAAGGTTCGAGTAAAGTGATGTCTGAGATCTCAGATCGACTTCAATCTGTGGTGCAAGAAACTTCGTCTGCATCGGAAGAGATTGGATCTATGATGAAAAATACCAAGTCTCACTCAGAAAAAAGCCGTCAAGAGATCGACATCGCTGAGAACATGATCCAAGGTGGCAGTGAAGATATTCGCAAGGTTTTAGACTCTGTAGAAGAAATTAAACAATCGAATCAGAGCCTGCGAGACGTTCTTACCTTAGTGAAACGCATCTCGAAGGAAACCAAAGTTATCGACGAGATAGTTTTTAAAACCCAACTCCTTTCTGTGAATGCCTCGATCGAAGCATCACAGGCGGGGCAAGCAGGCAAGGGCTTTGAAGTTGTCGCATCTGAAATCTCAAGCTTAGCTAACCTGAGTGGAGAAGCGTCAGAGAAAATCAGAGATTCGGTAGAACAAGGGGTCCATGAGATTGAGGATCTCGTAAGCTTGACACTTGAAAAAGTAAAACGAGGTCAGGAATCCAGCCAAAGCAGTGCTCAGTCCTTCGGCATGATAAAAGAAACTCTCGCTGAGTTGATGAAGAGCTTTATGATGATTATGGATGCTTCAGAAGAGCAGAAGATCGGCTTGGAGTTGATTACTAAGTCTGTTCAGGACTTGCATATGCAAACTAATAAAAATCTGCAAGGTGCCCACGAGTTGACCGACTCTACAGAGAAGCTTAATCAAGCGACCGAGGATCTTGGTGATAACATTCGGCGTTTGAAAACTTTTGTTGATGGTAAGGCGGCAGCCTAA
- a CDS encoding substrate-binding periplasmic protein — protein sequence MIGSNLLIIFALFWIPGSGYGIKVCFSDKTMFPIFNYPGTERSRLPGTYMELLREVEKELEMSFQYKRYTHNRCLTFLENGLVDAFLSLSFTPDRASKYSYPPKVEGYPNRNQAIEYTGYYLYLDPKSKFVWDGKIESLKSLDIGAIKGFSVVKRLEESGIKIDESRTYKALERKFKAGRINAIAGHKNVVKRVSLPLKVHGQPIFPLRYYYLVFSNKFYEANQKQVEKVWQAIADVHKSGKTDEILKRYENLDSFK from the coding sequence ATGATTGGTAGCAACCTACTCATAATTTTTGCACTCTTTTGGATTCCAGGCAGTGGGTACGGTATTAAGGTATGCTTTAGCGATAAGACAATGTTTCCTATTTTCAATTATCCAGGCACCGAGCGTAGCAGACTTCCAGGTACCTATATGGAGCTTCTTCGTGAAGTGGAAAAAGAGCTGGAGATGTCCTTTCAATACAAGCGTTACACTCATAATCGCTGCCTCACTTTCTTAGAGAACGGATTAGTAGATGCGTTCCTATCGCTCAGTTTTACACCAGATCGTGCTAGTAAGTATTCTTACCCGCCAAAGGTTGAAGGCTACCCAAATCGTAATCAAGCCATTGAGTATACTGGCTATTATCTCTATCTTGATCCTAAGTCTAAGTTTGTTTGGGATGGTAAAATAGAGTCTCTGAAGTCACTCGATATTGGTGCGATCAAAGGGTTCTCAGTTGTCAAAAGGCTGGAAGAAAGTGGTATTAAGATTGATGAAAGCCGGACCTACAAAGCACTAGAACGTAAATTCAAAGCCGGTCGCATCAATGCGATTGCGGGCCACAAAAATGTGGTTAAACGAGTTTCATTACCTCTCAAAGTTCATGGGCAGCCGATATTTCCCCTACGCTATTACTATCTCGTTTTTAGCAATAAATTCTACGAAGCGAATCAAAAGCAAGTTGAAAAAGTCTGGCAGGCGATAGCCGATGTTCACAAGTCAGGAAAAACTGATGAGATCCTCAAACGCTATGAGAATTTAGATAGCTTTAAATAA